The following proteins are encoded in a genomic region of Bombus pyrosoma isolate SC7728 linkage group LG1, ASM1482585v1, whole genome shotgun sequence:
- the LOC122569176 gene encoding mediator of RNA polymerase II transcription subunit 11: MTPPMERIQILETIEKDIIVCMQSAGQAFVELSKEKCSLKQVEAQTQQFLKTLGLVESKLSEQINYLTQVSTGQPHEGSGYASQKVLQMAWHRLEHARSRVNELERIKNKPR; this comes from the exons ATGACGCCACCGATGGAGAGAATACAAATCCTTGAAACGATTGAAAAGGATATTATTGTGTGCATGCAAAGTGCAG GGCAAGCTTTTGTGGAACTCAGTAAAGAGAAATGTAGCTTGAAACAAGTTGAAGCGCAAACTCAGCAATTTCTAAAAACACTGGGACTCGTGGAATCAAAATTGAgcgaacaaattaattatctaacTCAAGTTTCTACAG GGCAACCACATGAAGGCTCTGGATATGCTAGTCAAAAGGTACTTCAAATGGCATGGCACAGGTTAGAACACGCACGAAGCAGAGTAAACGAATTAGagcgtattaaaaataaaccaaGATGA